A region of Planktomarina temperata RCA23 DNA encodes the following proteins:
- the rpoZ gene encoding DNA-directed RNA polymerase subunit omega, with amino-acid sequence MARVTVEDCVDKVPNRFDLVMLAAHRAREIASGSPVTVDRDNDKNPVVSLREIADETQMVDDLLERLIESNQTQIEVDEPEEDSMALLMGGEPDKPAEDDLNDEKLLRALMEAQGQP; translated from the coding sequence ATGGCGCGTGTCACAGTTGAAGATTGTGTAGACAAGGTTCCAAATCGTTTTGATCTGGTCATGCTGGCGGCTCATCGGGCGCGCGAGATTGCCAGTGGGTCTCCGGTGACTGTAGATCGCGACAACGACAAAAACCCTGTCGTTTCCCTGCGTGAAATTGCCGATGAAACTCAAATGGTCGATGATCTGCTTGAGCGGTTGATTGAAAGCAATCAAACTCAAATCGAAGTCGACGAGCCGGAAGAAGATTCCATGGCCCTGTTGATGGGCGGCGAGCCTGACAAGCCGGCTGAAGATGATTTGAACGACGAAAAATTGCTGCGTGCTTTGATGGAAGCTCAAGGCCAACCTTAA
- the folK gene encoding 2-amino-4-hydroxy-6-hydroxymethyldihydropteridine diphosphokinase has protein sequence MTTQQKTILVAMGGNLESEIGPPHVTLGYAIASLRSMTNSLLRKSKYFVTPCFPVGYGPDYVNAAVSFQFQGESHELLAILHRIEANFGRLRSQRWGGRVLDLDLLAFGDEVAPTIEVYEAWRDKPLSEQMSQTPQELILPHPRMQDRAFVLGPLMDVAPNWRHPVSGLTVRQMFERLPSEDRAALKPLP, from the coding sequence ATGACAACCCAGCAAAAAACAATACTGGTCGCAATGGGCGGCAATTTAGAGTCTGAAATTGGCCCGCCGCATGTGACTTTAGGCTATGCAATAGCGTCACTTCGGTCAATGACCAATAGCCTCCTGCGAAAAAGTAAATATTTCGTTACCCCGTGTTTTCCCGTTGGATATGGGCCCGATTACGTCAATGCGGCGGTTTCATTTCAATTTCAGGGCGAATCACACGAGCTTTTGGCGATTCTGCATCGCATCGAGGCCAATTTTGGCCGACTGCGCAGCCAGCGATGGGGCGGCCGGGTTTTGGATCTGGATTTACTGGCCTTTGGGGATGAAGTTGCACCAACGATTGAGGTTTATGAGGCCTGGCGCGACAAACCGCTGTCTGAACAAATGTCTCAAACCCCGCAAGAGTTGATCCTACCGCATCCAAGAATGCAGGATAGAGCCTTTGTTTTAGGGCCGCTGATGGATGTCGCACCCAATTGGCGTCACCCGGTATCGGGTCTGACGGTGCGCCAGATGTTTGAGCGTTTGCCATCCGAAGACCGTGCGGCCCTCAAGCCATTGCCATAG
- a CDS encoding NYN domain-containing protein: MFYRDERLALFIDGANLYAAAKALGFDIDYKLLRQEFTSRGKMLRAFYYTALLENDEYSPIRPLVDWLNYNGFTMVTKAAKEFTDSQGRRKIKGNMDIELTVNAMELAPHVDHIVLFSGDGDFRPMVESVQRQGVRVSVVSTIRSQPPMIADELRRQCDNFIELDALRDVIGRPARETDDFVAPAEAD, from the coding sequence ATGTTTTACCGCGACGAGCGCTTAGCGCTTTTTATTGATGGCGCAAATCTATATGCAGCCGCGAAAGCCTTGGGCTTTGACATCGACTACAAATTGCTTCGCCAAGAATTCACGAGCCGTGGAAAAATGCTGCGGGCGTTCTACTACACCGCGCTTTTGGAGAACGATGAATATTCACCAATCAGACCTTTGGTTGATTGGCTGAATTACAACGGCTTCACCATGGTCACCAAAGCGGCAAAAGAATTTACCGACAGCCAAGGCCGCCGGAAGATCAAGGGCAACATGGACATCGAGTTGACCGTAAACGCGATGGAACTGGCCCCGCATGTTGATCATATCGTGCTCTTCTCCGGTGACGGTGACTTCCGGCCAATGGTCGAAAGTGTACAGCGCCAGGGCGTGCGCGTGTCCGTGGTCTCCACAATTCGCAGCCAACCGCCGATGATTGCCGATGAACTGCGTCGCCAGTGCGACAATTTCATCGAATTGGATGCGTTGCGTGACGTGATCGGTCGCCCAGCACGCGAAACCGATGACTTTGTGGCCCCGGCGGAAGCTGATTAA
- the ispH gene encoding 4-hydroxy-3-methylbut-2-enyl diphosphate reductase yields MTKPELKLYLAAPRGFCAGVDRAIKIVEMALQKWGAPVFVRHEIVHNKFVVDGLRAQGAIFVQELDECPDDRPVIFSAHGVPKSVPSAAQARNMIYVDATCPLVSKVHIEAERHSENGLQMIMIGHAGHPETIGTMGQLPDGEVLLVESEADVEAVAVRDPDRLAYITQTTLSVDDTAGVVAALQRRFPNIAGPHKEDICYATTNRQEAVKAIAPLCDALLVVGAPNSSNSKRLVEVAARAGCSYAQLVQRAKDIDWRALDGIKTIGITAGASAPDVLIQEVIDAFSEHYAVTIETVETAKENVSFKVPRILREVGAPAHD; encoded by the coding sequence ATGACAAAACCTGAGCTCAAACTTTATCTCGCCGCGCCAAGAGGTTTTTGCGCGGGGGTGGATCGTGCGATAAAAATCGTAGAGATGGCTTTGCAAAAATGGGGTGCACCCGTGTTTGTGCGCCATGAGATCGTGCACAATAAATTTGTCGTCGACGGCCTGCGCGCCCAGGGTGCTATATTTGTGCAAGAGCTGGACGAATGTCCGGATGATCGCCCGGTGATTTTTTCCGCGCATGGGGTGCCGAAGTCCGTTCCAAGCGCCGCGCAGGCGCGCAATATGATCTATGTCGATGCCACCTGCCCTTTGGTCAGTAAAGTTCATATCGAAGCCGAACGCCACAGTGAGAACGGCCTTCAAATGATCATGATTGGCCATGCCGGCCATCCCGAAACCATCGGCACCATGGGACAATTGCCCGATGGCGAGGTGCTTTTGGTCGAGAGCGAAGCCGATGTTGAAGCCGTCGCCGTGCGTGACCCAGATCGGCTGGCCTATATCACCCAAACCACCCTATCGGTCGATGATACAGCCGGGGTTGTCGCGGCCCTGCAACGCCGCTTCCCAAATATCGCCGGGCCACATAAAGAAGATATCTGCTACGCCACCACCAATCGCCAAGAAGCGGTCAAAGCCATTGCCCCGCTCTGCGATGCGCTTTTGGTGGTTGGGGCGCCCAATTCTTCCAATTCCAAGCGTCTGGTTGAAGTCGCCGCGCGCGCCGGATGCAGCTATGCGCAATTGGTGCAGCGCGCCAAAGATATTGACTGGCGCGCATTGGATGGGATCAAGACCATCGGCATCACCGCCGGCGCTTCGGCGCCAGATGTCTTAATCCAAGAGGTGATTGACGCCTTTTCGGAGCATTATGCGGTCACAATCGAAACGGTAGAGACGGCAAAAGAAAACGTCAGTTTCAAAGTGCCGCGCATCCTGCGGGAGGTCGGAGCGCCCGCCCATGACTGA
- a CDS encoding class I SAM-dependent methyltransferase: MTDAQTLAVYDAKIEDYLRLTQAPPSKSLLAFIKAIPEGGRVLDLGCGPGLAAAEMARQGCKVEAIDGSAEMVAAARKHPGVTAQQATFDELPSQATYHGIYANFSLLHAQRADFNRHIQACHAALHPGGILHLAMKLGTGEKRDDLGRFYTYYTAEELKDILTQAGFTLTFEREGQEKGLAGDVEPFIMIAAHA; encoded by the coding sequence ATGACTGATGCGCAAACTCTCGCCGTCTATGACGCCAAAATTGAAGATTACCTGCGCTTGACCCAAGCGCCGCCCAGCAAATCACTCTTGGCCTTCATCAAGGCCATCCCTGAGGGTGGGCGCGTTTTGGATTTGGGCTGTGGTCCCGGTCTGGCCGCTGCAGAAATGGCGCGCCAGGGCTGCAAAGTGGAGGCCATTGACGGCAGCGCAGAGATGGTGGCCGCCGCCAGAAAACACCCCGGCGTCACAGCCCAGCAAGCCACATTTGACGAATTGCCATCACAGGCCACATACCATGGGATTTATGCCAATTTTTCACTGCTGCACGCCCAGCGCGCAGATTTCAATCGCCATATTCAAGCCTGCCACGCAGCGCTGCATCCTGGTGGGATCTTGCACCTCGCCATGAAGCTTGGCACGGGCGAGAAACGCGATGATCTCGGGCGCTTTTATACCTATTACACCGCCGAAGAGCTGAAAGATATTTTGACGCAAGCCGGCTTCACTCTCACCTTCGAGCGCGAGGGACAGGAAAAAGGGCTGGCCGGAGATGTGGAACCCTTCATCATGATAGCCGCCCATGCATGA
- the rnhA gene encoding ribonuclease HI: MHDLIAYTDGACSGNPGPGGWGVVMQAKTGDTVTKQRELKGGAKETTNNRMELMAAISALEALSRRSAITIVTDSVYVKDGVTKWIFGWKKNGWKTAAKKPVKNEDLWKQLDAAQARHQVTWEWVKGHAGHPQNELADELARAGMAPFKD; encoded by the coding sequence ATGCATGATCTAATCGCCTATACCGACGGGGCCTGCAGTGGCAATCCCGGCCCGGGCGGCTGGGGTGTGGTGATGCAGGCCAAAACGGGCGACACGGTGACCAAGCAGCGCGAACTCAAAGGCGGGGCGAAAGAGACAACCAACAATCGTATGGAGCTCATGGCGGCGATCTCCGCCCTTGAAGCCCTGTCCCGACGCTCGGCAATCACAATCGTCACCGACAGCGTTTACGTCAAAGATGGCGTGACCAAATGGATTTTCGGCTGGAAGAAAAACGGCTGGAAAACCGCCGCAAAAAAGCCGGTCAAGAATGAAGACCTGTGGAAACAATTGGATGCCGCCCAAGCTCGGCATCAGGTGACTTGGGAATGGGTCAAGGGCCATGCGGGGCATCCTCAAAACGAATTGGCTGATGAATTGGCCCGTGCCGGCATGGCACCATTCAAGGACTAA